The genomic stretch TATCTCTTCTTCGACCGGACGAAGCACAACCTCAGCGTCTCCTTCTTCCACCCCCCGATGAAGCCGGCGCGGAAATACGTCGTCGACGAGCTCTTCCCCGCCGTCGTCCGCGACGTCGTGAAGACCCGCACCCCCTCGGCCGGGGACCACATCTTCGTCTACCAGACCAGCCCCACCTTCCACCGCCTCATCGCCACGCTGAAGGAACTGAAGCGCCCCGTCATCGTCTACGGCTTCCACAACGAGGACCGCGTCGAGGGGAACGTCACCTTCCGCGCCTACCATCCCGAGCGGATCCTCGACGACCTCGCCTCCAGCGCCTACGCCGTGGTGAACGGCGGCCACAACCTCCTCTCCGAGGCCTTCTACTACGGGAAACCGACCCTTTGCTTCCCCGTCCACACCCTGTTCGAGCAGTTCATCAACGCCTGGCACGTGAAGGAAATGGGCTTCGGCGACTACTCGACGACGCTGGAGCCGACCCCCGCCCTCTTCTCCGCCTTCGAGGCGAAGCTCGCCGAATACAGCGCGAACGTGACCGCGAAGTTCCGCGAGGGGACCGACGAACTCGTCGCCCGGATGCGCCACCTCATCGCGAACCCCCGCGAGATCGCCCCGATCAATCCCGGCGAATAGGAAGAGCCGGTGAAAGTCGCCTACCTCTTCATCACCTTCCCCGTCGCCTCCCAGACCTTCCTCCAGCGGGAGATCCGGGGCGTCGCGGCGAGCGGGATCGAGGTCCACGTCCATTCCATGTGGACCCCTTCCGGCGTCCCCGCGTGGGAACCGGTCCCCGGCGTCACCCTCCACACCCACCGCCCGGGCGAGCTTTTCTCCCGGCCCGACCTCTTCCTCGTCGAGGCCGTGCGGCAGCTCGCCCACCTTCCCGCCGGTCTCGCCCACCTCCTCTCCCGCCCTCCCCGC from Verrucomicrobium sp. GAS474 encodes the following:
- a CDS encoding glycosyltransferase family protein, which codes for MARILYGVMGNTHGHLMRTLSLVNRMPEHEFIFVGGGKVALAMAAMKKWKCLDVPVLRTVHRKQRVSVPLTIGQIIRCHLAMPRVVDKIQGLVEKWQPDVAIVDREFFLPLAAQKMNLACFSVDHSHVMKACTYPVPDSQKLSWRLAMANDYLFFDRTKHNLSVSFFHPPMKPARKYVVDELFPAVVRDVVKTRTPSAGDHIFVYQTSPTFHRLIATLKELKRPVIVYGFHNEDRVEGNVTFRAYHPERILDDLASSAYAVVNGGHNLLSEAFYYGKPTLCFPVHTLFEQFINAWHVKEMGFGDYSTTLEPTPALFSAFEAKLAEYSANVTAKFREGTDELVARMRHLIANPREIAPINPGE